The Oncorhynchus nerka isolate Pitt River linkage group LG11, Oner_Uvic_2.0, whole genome shotgun sequence genome includes the window AATGAGAACCAGAATCTTGAGATTTGGAAACTATAAATAATTTTACATaagagattacatttacatttacatttaagtcatttagcagacgctcttatccagagcgacttacaaattggattacTATCGATAatatataatgtactgtatatagggttTCATATTTTTGCAATAGCAGCTTTGTACACCAATATCTCAAACAGTAAATGTCCTGCTGTATGGACTTACACATGATATCTTCAGCAGTAGTCTGGTCTTTGGATTCAGAATGGCGGGAATTCTTCTTGGAATCCTTCTTGTTTCCCATCATGAATGGCTAAAACAAAAACATGTCAAAACAACTGTCACAGCAGAACAATCTCACGGTAATAACGATCACATCTTACACACCAGCACAACAAGATTTATAAATGGTTTTGGAATTAATGGATGGTTTTACATTTTCTCTAAATAACATTGTTTACTCACATTGACACAATTGTTAACTTAAATAAGTGTGATGTACCTTTAAGTCGAATTTCAGTCTGGCAAGCCTTTGTAGGAAAGACAGCTTCCCTCTGGTAGCCTTCACATCTTCAGCCATGAGAAGAGCTTCTGGCCTGGTGGCTTCGAAAGATGTTCTTGAGGCTGCTCTTGATGCCTCGTTACAACTATGGAGAAGCTCCTTGCTCAATGACTTCACAAGAATCCTATTGAATGTGGAGTCCTGAGTCGACACGGCCAGTTGGAGTATTTTCTCTGAGCCAAACTCCTTCAACAGATGTTTGTAGACGGTGCTGTATACTTTGTGACTCTTCAGGTTCTTGGGATAAGCTTGGGTCTCAGAGCAGCCTGACCATGCACAGAAGGCAGCTATAACTTTTGGAATCAGGTCTTGTGACGTGCGTGTGACGTCAGTTGGGTACAGATCAGTTTGGGTTTGGATTTTTGACAGAAGTCTCACCACTAACATGCTGATGAGGCCGGTGAAGTCATCATCACCGACTAAGTTGTCAGTGGATGGGGTTGAAAGCGAGGCAACATCCGGGCTGGTTGAATTCTGATCACAAACAATGCTCTGAGGTACACCGAAACAACTGATGGTATCCCTTTCCTCAGCATCTATGTTGGCCTCAAAGCCTCGTGCAGCATTGGAGGTCCCACTTGTTGTCATGCTGATGGCGGAGAAAGATGGCAGAGGGTAGGACTTACCACTCAGTAGACTGCCTATATCAGTTACAGTTCCGGTTGGAGATGACCCTCTGCTTTGTTCATCAGAAACCACAGAGTCCATGACCTGGCTTACCATTACTTTGGTAAACAGGCTGACTGTGTCACTAAATGCTGATGTAGCCAAACTCATTGAAGCTGTAGAGGGCACAAGGCTAGGAAGCAAGAGGCGCTTCACAGACTCCTCTGCAAAAAGCTGAACCAGCTTGTAAGCTGTGGGCTTCCCCACCGTCTTGTCATTCCTCTTCAGCTCAGTAAGGACTGTATCGGATACACTCTTTCCAGCCGCCACTGTCAGAACCAGAGGGGTCAAGTTGCTCTCAGAAATGATGCGGTTGACTTGGTGAGTAAGATCACGTGAGAGAGCACCAATCCTACCCTGACATATGAGCTCCTCCAGTCTTGCTATTGCAGCTGTTAGATCAGGGTGGAATGCaacctccccttcttcctctggaTGTACCTCCTTTATGATGGTATCCACTATTGCAGACATGCTTTCCCTGGCATCACACACCAATGTTTTTGGCTTAGTAGATTTGCCCATGTCGATGACTGAGCATCTCACAATGGGCTGAGTAATACTCTCTGGTAAATCAGAAGAGATGGGAGTGCCAGGGAGTGAAAATTCCCACTCTGACTTCTTTGATCTGGCAGATGAGGATGACAACGAGGAGGAAGAACGCTGTGGCGCTTGATAGATCGGTTCCTCACCACATTCACTGCTTACCCTTTCAACATCCTTCAGCATCATTCCAACCACATTCTCTATTTGTGAAAGCGCAGTCACCGTTTGGTCAGATTTTGACAGCTCTTTCTGAATTGAAACCAGAATATGGCTGAAGGTCTTTTTGgcttgagccgttgttgctttgACTTGATTTTGCCATGTAAAATAATTCCTCATCTTTGTCTTCACATTGTGGTAAATAGTCTTTGCAGTTGTCCAGATCTTCTTCTCAGATACTTCCAAACCAGACTGTGAGCCTTTGGGTGTGGCCTCAGTGTACTCTGAGGTTTTCTCATCACTCTGTTGAAGCATAGAGTCTGCCTGCCATAGAGTAGTAGAAGACTCTGTGGGTGGGAAAAGGCTCTTCATGTCATTTGTAATTGATCCAACGATTTCAAAAGCAGTTATATCTGTATGCCTTAAGGAAATTGTTGATTTTGCTGGCAACATCTGAGAATCTGTCTGGCTGGAACTGACTTTGCTGGGAAAGCTACTGACTGATTTGATCAGTATTTTTCGCACTTCGTTGGTAGCGTTCATCTGGAACTCCTCACTGGAGAGTTTCTCAATGACTGAGGCTGGAGTATCTCTTAATCCTTCCAACCATGAAGAACCAGACACGGGCATGTCTTCTAGATAAGACATGACACTGTCCAAAAAGCCACAGACTTCAAGGGAGTTGTAAGAGGAACCCTCTGCAACAGATGATGTGCATTCCAAATCTGCCACCTCTGACCTATACATGGTCACAATCTGGGACAAGACCTCTTTGGTGCAGGGCACC containing:
- the LOC115103985 gene encoding uncharacterized protein LOC115103985 isoform X2, which translates into the protein MDEEKVAQREDGDPQREGKEVVEEEPVATPKEEAKKGRKAKRKRSGKKSRKLGTDNDAVSRNKHLDRGSVIELLEKKAVKAAFGPGNKDEMEYSYPILISFLRNLTDEQWQVIYKGLKNPMTKEQLAKLCKTIVTFIAQTTLQILLPALARVLGVKDFADDDTDSPKRGGSARSFAAFDQERLELIQEVRYLAKKMYKGGTGAQHLRSLTPSSKSSQSSVKVHLGMTEDRIIKSVQEQLSDHNILSSCPPELTVGLIKVVVEQLNSALSATISRAISGQSSPISSGNQAAEQMVNMVQKCFDDHATPEDQSSTSVLESCIPPATEEVMTVIAEMVGELEKEDPELAKVFREVAVKVKMLASGSDLVVEHLDVEDSPVPEELNITCTSCKAMMQNLGTLFSVKFKTKASKAVSEILVRRLMSDISGMVQPSHSFSTTPSLMNASSPSDRILDSAATELIQTKVESEASKIIDNFVEDVKDIVQYAELDQPTSTQRDTQVGHCTTKRKPFHAARRLCERLQAKLETLFLRMGGAPVQGEELMEKADSSAVLLEHTDSSDLPVSILSLPSPCRSESPISERSSSSLSDGCDSTDSVGEKTPEQPETSKSEAILQVVNSTGLGSLRKCQSENSQPLLSLCNSNMVPCTKEVLSQIVTMYRSEVADLECTSSVAEGSSYNSLEVCGFLDSVMSYLEDMPVSGSSWLEGLRDTPASVIEKLSSEEFQMNATNEVRKILIKSVSSFPSKVSSSQTDSQMLPAKSTISLRHTDITAFEIVGSITNDMKSLFPPTESSTTLWQADSMLQQSDEKTSEYTEATPKGSQSGLEVSEKKIWTTAKTIYHNVKTKMRNYFTWQNQVKATTAQAKKTFSHILVSIQKELSKSDQTVTALSQIENVVGMMLKDVERVSSECGEEPIYQAPQRSSSSLSSSSARSKKSEWEFSLPGTPISSDLPESITQPIVRCSVIDMGKSTKPKTLVCDARESMSAIVDTIIKEVHPEEEGEVAFHPDLTAAIARLEELICQGRIGALSRDLTHQVNRIISESNLTPLVLTVAAGKSVSDTVLTELKRNDKTVGKPTAYKLVQLFAEESVKRLLLPSLVPSTASMSLATSAFSDTVSLFTKVMVSQVMDSVVSDEQSRGSSPTGTVTDIGSLLSGKSYPLPSFSAISMTTSGTSNAARGFEANIDAEERDTISCFGVPQSIVCDQNSTSPDVASLSTPSTDNLVGDDDFTGLISMLVVRLLSKIQTQTDLYPTDVTRTSQDLIPKVIAAFCAWSGCSETQAYPKNLKSHKVYSTVYKHLLKEFGSEKILQLAVSTQDSTFNRILVKSLSKELLHSCNEASRAASRTSFEATRPEALLMAEDVKATRGKLSFLQRLARLKFDLKPFMMGNKKDSKKNSRHSESKDQTTAEDIMLAHPGLPEGLPSTSQQEKPRKRPLLIRMFSTISIGLSKPFKQFSKQA
- the LOC115103985 gene encoding uncharacterized protein LOC115103985 isoform X1, producing the protein MAVALFMMSSAQIYSDIDILLLIGMSVLQVAQREDGDPQREGKEVVEEEPVATPKEEAKKGRKAKRKRSGKKSRKLGTDNDAVSRNKHLDRGSVIELLEKKAVKAAFGPGNKDEMEYSYPILISFLRNLTDEQWQVIYKGLKNPMTKEQLAKLCKTIVTFIAQTTLQILLPALARVLGVKDFADDDTDSPKRGGSARSFAAFDQERLELIQEVRYLAKKMYKGGTGAQHLRSLTPSSKSSQSSVKVHLGMTEDRIIKSVQEQLSDHNILSSCPPELTVGLIKVVVEQLNSALSATISRAISGQSSPISSGNQAAEQMVNMVQKCFDDHATPEDQSSTSVLESCIPPATEEVMTVIAEMVGELEKEDPELAKVFREVAVKVKMLASGSDLVVEHLDVEDSPVPEELNITCTSCKAMMQNLGTLFSVKFKTKASKAVSEILVRRLMSDISGMVQPSHSFSTTPSLMNASSPSDRILDSAATELIQTKVESEASKIIDNFVEDVKDIVQYAELDQPTSTQRDTQVGHCTTKRKPFHAARRLCERLQAKLETLFLRMGGAPVQGEELMEKADSSAVLLEHTDSSDLPVSILSLPSPCRSESPISERSSSSLSDGCDSTDSVGEKTPEQPETSKSEAILQVVNSTGLGSLRKCQSENSQPLLSLCNSNMVPCTKEVLSQIVTMYRSEVADLECTSSVAEGSSYNSLEVCGFLDSVMSYLEDMPVSGSSWLEGLRDTPASVIEKLSSEEFQMNATNEVRKILIKSVSSFPSKVSSSQTDSQMLPAKSTISLRHTDITAFEIVGSITNDMKSLFPPTESSTTLWQADSMLQQSDEKTSEYTEATPKGSQSGLEVSEKKIWTTAKTIYHNVKTKMRNYFTWQNQVKATTAQAKKTFSHILVSIQKELSKSDQTVTALSQIENVVGMMLKDVERVSSECGEEPIYQAPQRSSSSLSSSSARSKKSEWEFSLPGTPISSDLPESITQPIVRCSVIDMGKSTKPKTLVCDARESMSAIVDTIIKEVHPEEEGEVAFHPDLTAAIARLEELICQGRIGALSRDLTHQVNRIISESNLTPLVLTVAAGKSVSDTVLTELKRNDKTVGKPTAYKLVQLFAEESVKRLLLPSLVPSTASMSLATSAFSDTVSLFTKVMVSQVMDSVVSDEQSRGSSPTGTVTDIGSLLSGKSYPLPSFSAISMTTSGTSNAARGFEANIDAEERDTISCFGVPQSIVCDQNSTSPDVASLSTPSTDNLVGDDDFTGLISMLVVRLLSKIQTQTDLYPTDVTRTSQDLIPKVIAAFCAWSGCSETQAYPKNLKSHKVYSTVYKHLLKEFGSEKILQLAVSTQDSTFNRILVKSLSKELLHSCNEASRAASRTSFEATRPEALLMAEDVKATRGKLSFLQRLARLKFDLKPFMMGNKKDSKKNSRHSESKDQTTAEDIMLAHPGLPEGLPSTSQQEKPRKRPLLIRMFSTISIGLSKPFKQFSKQA
- the LOC115103985 gene encoding uncharacterized protein LOC115103985 isoform X3, which produces MSYVAQREDGDPQREGKEVVEEEPVATPKEEAKKGRKAKRKRSGKKSRKLGTDNDAVSRNKHLDRGSVIELLEKKAVKAAFGPGNKDEMEYSYPILISFLRNLTDEQWQVIYKGLKNPMTKEQLAKLCKTIVTFIAQTTLQILLPALARVLGVKDFADDDTDSPKRGGSARSFAAFDQERLELIQEVRYLAKKMYKGGTGAQHLRSLTPSSKSSQSSVKVHLGMTEDRIIKSVQEQLSDHNILSSCPPELTVGLIKVVVEQLNSALSATISRAISGQSSPISSGNQAAEQMVNMVQKCFDDHATPEDQSSTSVLESCIPPATEEVMTVIAEMVGELEKEDPELAKVFREVAVKVKMLASGSDLVVEHLDVEDSPVPEELNITCTSCKAMMQNLGTLFSVKFKTKASKAVSEILVRRLMSDISGMVQPSHSFSTTPSLMNASSPSDRILDSAATELIQTKVESEASKIIDNFVEDVKDIVQYAELDQPTSTQRDTQVGHCTTKRKPFHAARRLCERLQAKLETLFLRMGGAPVQGEELMEKADSSAVLLEHTDSSDLPVSILSLPSPCRSESPISERSSSSLSDGCDSTDSVGEKTPEQPETSKSEAILQVVNSTGLGSLRKCQSENSQPLLSLCNSNMVPCTKEVLSQIVTMYRSEVADLECTSSVAEGSSYNSLEVCGFLDSVMSYLEDMPVSGSSWLEGLRDTPASVIEKLSSEEFQMNATNEVRKILIKSVSSFPSKVSSSQTDSQMLPAKSTISLRHTDITAFEIVGSITNDMKSLFPPTESSTTLWQADSMLQQSDEKTSEYTEATPKGSQSGLEVSEKKIWTTAKTIYHNVKTKMRNYFTWQNQVKATTAQAKKTFSHILVSIQKELSKSDQTVTALSQIENVVGMMLKDVERVSSECGEEPIYQAPQRSSSSLSSSSARSKKSEWEFSLPGTPISSDLPESITQPIVRCSVIDMGKSTKPKTLVCDARESMSAIVDTIIKEVHPEEEGEVAFHPDLTAAIARLEELICQGRIGALSRDLTHQVNRIISESNLTPLVLTVAAGKSVSDTVLTELKRNDKTVGKPTAYKLVQLFAEESVKRLLLPSLVPSTASMSLATSAFSDTVSLFTKVMVSQVMDSVVSDEQSRGSSPTGTVTDIGSLLSGKSYPLPSFSAISMTTSGTSNAARGFEANIDAEERDTISCFGVPQSIVCDQNSTSPDVASLSTPSTDNLVGDDDFTGLISMLVVRLLSKIQTQTDLYPTDVTRTSQDLIPKVIAAFCAWSGCSETQAYPKNLKSHKVYSTVYKHLLKEFGSEKILQLAVSTQDSTFNRILVKSLSKELLHSCNEASRAASRTSFEATRPEALLMAEDVKATRGKLSFLQRLARLKFDLKPFMMGNKKDSKKNSRHSESKDQTTAEDIMLAHPGLPEGLPSTSQQEKPRKRPLLIRMFSTISIGLSKPFKQFSKQA